TTTCTTGAATCCCCAGTGGAGAGAGATGCACTGTGGAGGCTGCAGTGGGCTGAGACAGAAACTTAGGTGACACTCAAATGTTCACAGTCTCTTTAGATCGAGTGGAAATTTGGTTGCACAGAAGCCAGGAAACCACTTAACCACCAGGCCTTCCTCTGTTCTCGCAGCAGAAAAGCTGCACAGAACTTGAGGCTGTCTCTTTCTGCAAAAACGTGATCAGTTGTGGCCAcccctggagcaggctgtgaggGAGGAACAGCCACAGGACTGCTCTCCACAGTGTTCATGCTCGAAGTGCTCAAGGTGCTGTAAGAGCTGAGGATGGGATcatccagctctgcagtgccagaaGTTCCCTGGTTTCAATCAACCCTAAAGGAAATCAGAAAATCCTGAAATAATTTGggctgaaagggaccttaaagcccatccagtcccatcccctgccatcagcagggacaccttccactagaccaggtttgctccaagccccatccaacttgGCCTTGAAATTCCCTGCACCACACACTTCTTTTTCCCCTGTCCATGGGGTCAGTGTGCCTGGGGTGCTGGGATGGAACAGCAGTGATTCAGTCTGTCACGTTCTGGGTGCTTTTGGAAGTCTGTCTCCATGTGTGCTGCTGCACCACAAAGAGAGAACAGAGGATTCATGCTGGCTACATGGTTCAATGATTCACATCTTCCCAGAAAACCCCATTTTTTGTTCCTATCCTCTTTTTAACTTCTCTGCCTTCCATGTCCAAATTAACAGCTGGCTGAGAGACAGCGAAAGAGCCACTGCATTTGTTCTCATCAGACCATAAAAATGTGTTAAACCCATTTTTTTCACCCCCAAGATTCTCAATCAGATCTCAGTACCACGGGGAAGAAAATAATGACTTAACTCATGGAGTGGTGTGGAAAAGTTATCAGAGCTACAGCTCCCATGTCCTGTGAGGACAAGATAATCTGTGGTTTCTTACATGTGGTTCTTGCAGTTTCTGAGGGAGAAGTTGAGGGCTCTGCCAGACCAAAATGTTTATTTGTTACTGTACAAGAGACCAAGGAGAACCACATCAAATGACACTTTATTAAAACAGAAATCATTCATCAATATAAAAAACTATCAATTGTtctcatggaatcacagaattccagagtggtttgggctggaagggaccttaaagatcatccagttccaacacCCTGCAATGGGCAcggacactttccactatcccagtttgctccagcctggctttggacacgTCCAaagatggggcatccacagtttctctaggcaacctgtgccagagcTTCACCAtcctcccagggaagaatttattcccagtatcccatccaAACCCACactctgtcagtgtgaagcctTTACCCTTTGTCCTGTTACTCCAGGCTCTTGGTCCCTTccaaatcaaattattttgagATTCCATGAAGTCAAGTTCTAGCTACAAAGCCTTGGAACAAACCAAGGAATCCCTCTAGAAAAGTCACCCCGGAGTTACCACCtctcccctctctgctcccaggtCCAAATCACCCATTATGAGACCCTCAACCACACCAATGGTCCTTCCAACCACAGCCATCCATGCTCCTGGGACCAACCAGAGCGGGGCTGTGGGACAACCCGAGCCATCCTACACTGTGCTCAAGTTCATGGAGAGCTTCTGCCTGCTGAGTGCTGCCTGTGGGATGGTGGGGAACGGCCTGGTCCTGTGGTACCTGGGCTTCCGCATCCGCAGGAACCACTTCACCGTCTACATCCTGAACCTGGCAGCCGCCGACTTTGGTTACCTGCTGTGCATCGCCGTGGAGACCGTGCAGTACCTGATGCAGTTCAACGTGGGGGTGCAGTTCGGGATCTTCCTCTTCCTGGATCTCTTCATGTACGGCACGGGCCTGTACCTGCTGACAGCCATCAGCATTGAGCGCTGCCTGTCCGTGCTGTCCCCCATCTGGTGCCGGACACACCGCCCGAAGCACCTGTCTGCCGTGGTGTCTGGCCTGCTCtgggccctgtccctgctcctgaaCACTCTGGGATATGTTCTGTGCACCGTTCGCCCCTCTCCCAGGGCCTGCCAGCGCCTGCTCATCGCCATCGGAGCCTTGGATTTCCTCGTCTGCGCACCGCTCATGCTGCTCTTCAGCCTCACCCTCTTCCTGCGGGTCaagtgcagctcccagcccttccaAACGGGCCGGCTCTTCACCGTCATCATGCTCACCatcctcttcttcctcatttTCGCCGTGCCCCTCAGTGTCCTCATCCTCCTGGACTTCTTGGGCCTCAAGTTCCTCTATTCCCCAGAGATTGGCTTTGTGCTGTCCTGTGTCAACAGCACCCTCAACCCCGTCATTTACTTCCTGGTGGGAAGCTACAGGGATCAGAAATTCCGGCTCACCCTCAGGCTGGCATTCCAGAGGGCCTTCCAAGACTCAGCAGATGACAGAGACGAGCGGGAAACGCGGGACACGATAACCATGTCCTCCTAAAATCCTGCCTGGAATGTCTTGGCAGAACTGAAGAACTCTGAGGTACTGGGGAAGGATCACCTCACCTGACCCTCAGGACCCTCTTTGTAGATATTTTAGGTCATTATTTTAAGTCCCCGTTATTTTAAAACCCCCTTTGGGTCATTATTTTAAGTGCCCCATATGGCACATAAGCACATGGATCAAAGAATTTACATGACCTGTATTTAGGACACATTAAAAGTTCCTGTTTCTTTCCAGTGATTactaaataatattaatttgatAAGGCTGAAATATCTTGATGTCTGATTTCATCAAAGAAATCCTGCTCAGGATAAATCCTTGTCATTCATAAACTCATAAAGTCTGTGTTGCTTTTCACTCACATCTCTGAAAATGAGATCAGTACCAACAATTCCTCCTGCTGGAAGCACACGTAAAATTCCTGGAAGGAGAATCCATCTATCCCTCTTAACTTAGAATTCCCATCCTATGTCAGAGCACACACACAACCTTTTGTGGCTCACAGAGCCATTCTGGGCTTCCTAATGTGAGCATTTCAAGGACTGAAAAGATTCACATACACCAAGTCCATTTCTTCTCTGAACCGGGGTTGTTTCCACACCACAGAGCAGAAGAGGGCTCCAACTCCTTCCAACTTGCTTTAAAAATTTATTCACTGAGTTTCATCCACACTTGTCCTGTATTTCAAAGAAATATGTGACTGGAGATTagtattttatattattatattgttgcatgttattttaatttcttccagCCCTTGGCAGAGTCTCTGCATTTATCTACAGCATGCATTGGATTgtaatttcttcctttaaaaggACACATCAGAAtccatggcttttaaatctcCTTTACCAATAGAAATCAATCAAAGGATAGTGGGAAAGATACAGGAAACAGAACAAGGTAAATAAATACCATAATTTTCAACAAATTATTCTCCAAACCAAATCCTTTGAGGGGCAAAATTGGATTATTTATGCTATCAGACTACCTAACATTTATTCTTTTAACCAAAATTATTAGAAAAAGTCAATGTGGGTAATTTGCTTTGAAAAACCTCACAAAATCATGTTCAAAATGTTATCTTTTTGATATCAATTTTTTTATCAATTTATCAATTTTTTATCAAATTTTTTTATCATTGGgacaaacaaaacatttttgtatTGTTAAAAAGACCAGAATTCtcttttttgttgcttttttcccccaaagggataaaaattgtatttaaagttgttgttgttgttgttgatatCTGATTTATCAGCTGATAAAAACACACAGAATGTAAACTcagacaaataatttttttaaatttaaggcACAGGAAGAACCTTCCAGTCAGTGTCTActggaaaaggacagaaaagccaaatttattttataacaGCTAATTCCAGATGGTTTTTGGTATAACACTGCTGTGCTTAGGTGAATAACTTTTCCTCCAATGATTCCAGAGGAAGCAGGACCAGCCCTTGTGTGACTGACCCAAATATTTATGGGGATTTAGCACACCAGGGATATCCTTCTTCATCTGTCCTGTCCAAGCAAATCCTTTGTCATTCTCagtctttatttttcagtttctcccatgctttcttatttcttctgtttctctccctttcattctcttccttagtttccttttcttcttcgtcgtatttttttcctttttttctttctctctccccctttctccctttcccgtttttcagtctttctttttcctctcccttttccccaaaTTGTAATTTTCACCCATCTCTTGCCCCCTTACACCCCAAATCTCACCAAGCCAACACCCCTTGCTCTGCCCATTTTTGCAGACTTTGCTTCATCAACAGAGTTTATTCCCTGTGGATGGGGCAGTGAGGGCAGT
The Agelaius phoeniceus isolate bAgePho1 chromosome 6, bAgePho1.hap1, whole genome shotgun sequence DNA segment above includes these coding regions:
- the LOC129122080 gene encoding proto-oncogene Mas-like; the encoded protein is MRPSTTPMVLPTTAIHAPGTNQSGAVGQPEPSYTVLKFMESFCLLSAACGMVGNGLVLWYLGFRIRRNHFTVYILNLAAADFGYLLCIAVETVQYLMQFNVGVQFGIFLFLDLFMYGTGLYLLTAISIERCLSVLSPIWCRTHRPKHLSAVVSGLLWALSLLLNTLGYVLCTVRPSPRACQRLLIAIGALDFLVCAPLMLLFSLTLFLRVKCSSQPFQTGRLFTVIMLTILFFLIFAVPLSVLILLDFLGLKFLYSPEIGFVLSCVNSTLNPVIYFLVGSYRDQKFRLTLRLAFQRAFQDSADDRDERETRDTITMSS